In a genomic window of Streptococcus oralis subsp. tigurinus:
- a CDS encoding DegV family protein, whose protein sequence is MKLAVITDSSAYLEEKTLQRENLFILDIPVNIDGEEYVEGVNLTAEEFYQKMAQSAELPKTSQPSIAKLDEILSSLKDEGYTHVLGLFLSSGISGFYQNIQYMLDEYDGLTIAFPDTHITSSPLGFMVESAFEWAEQGDDFAQIQEKLAIQIADNSAFIIVDDLDHLVKGGRLSNGAAILGNLLSIKPILYFNDQGVIEVYEKVRTEKKAIKRLVEIIKELTKDGDYRITVIHGNAPQKAADLRQLLMESGVTAEIPIDTFGSVIGTHLGEGSIALSYTPVV, encoded by the coding sequence ATGAAATTAGCTGTCATTACAGATTCTTCAGCCTATTTAGAGGAGAAGACGCTGCAAAGAGAGAATCTATTTATCTTGGATATTCCTGTCAATATTGATGGGGAGGAGTATGTTGAAGGTGTCAATCTGACTGCTGAGGAATTTTATCAAAAAATGGCTCAGTCTGCAGAATTGCCTAAAACTAGTCAACCAAGTATTGCCAAATTGGATGAGATTCTAAGTTCCTTGAAAGATGAAGGCTATACCCATGTCTTGGGACTCTTTCTTTCGTCAGGAATTTCAGGCTTTTATCAGAACATCCAATACATGTTGGATGAGTATGATGGCTTGACCATTGCCTTTCCAGATACCCATATCACAAGTTCCCCTCTAGGATTTATGGTAGAGAGTGCCTTTGAATGGGCAGAACAAGGCGATGATTTTGCCCAGATTCAGGAGAAGTTGGCTATCCAAATTGCTGATAATTCAGCCTTTATCATAGTAGATGACCTTGATCATTTGGTTAAGGGAGGACGTTTGTCAAATGGGGCAGCTATCTTAGGGAATCTCCTCAGTATCAAGCCTATCCTTTACTTTAATGACCAAGGAGTGATTGAAGTTTACGAAAAAGTTCGTACAGAAAAGAAAGCAATCAAACGTTTGGTGGAAATCATCAAGGAGTTGACAAAAGATGGGGACTACCGTATAACAGTCATCCATGGCAATGCTCCTCAAAAGGCAGCGGATTTACGTCAGCTTTTGATGGAGAGTGGTGTGACTGCTGAAATTCCAATTGATACCTTTGGTAGTGTCATTGGAACCCACCTTGGAGAAGGTAGTATCGCTTTAAGCTATACACCAGTCGTCTAG
- a CDS encoding DUF1149 family protein, translated as MNLKREQEFVSQYHFDARNFEWENENGAPETKVDVNFQLLQYDQENQVTSLVVILSFMIVFDKFVISGTISQVNHVEGRIVNEPSEFNQEEVETLARPCLNMLNRLTYEVTEIALDLPGINLEF; from the coding sequence ATGAATCTTAAACGAGAACAAGAATTTGTTAGCCAGTATCACTTTGATGCTCGTAACTTTGAATGGGAAAATGAAAATGGGGCTCCTGAAACCAAGGTAGACGTGAATTTCCAGTTGCTCCAATACGACCAAGAAAACCAAGTAACCTCGCTAGTTGTTATCTTGAGTTTCATGATTGTCTTTGACAAATTTGTCATCAGCGGAACGATTTCCCAAGTTAACCATGTGGAAGGTCGCATTGTCAACGAACCAAGCGAATTTAACCAAGAAGAAGTTGAAACTCTGGCACGTCCATGTTTGAACATGCTCAATCGTTTGACGTATGAAGTAACAGAAATCGCCTTGGATCTTCCAGGGATCAATTTGGAGTTTTAG
- the glmM gene encoding phosphoglucosamine mutase, with protein MGKYFGTDGVRGEANVELTPELAFKLGRFGGYVLSQHETEAPKVFVGRDTRISGEMLESALVAGLLSAGIHVYKLGVLATPAVAYLVKTEGASAGVMISASHNPALDNGIKFFGGDGFKLDDEKEAEIEALLDATEDTLPRPSAEGLGTLVDYPEGLRKYEGYLVSTGTPLEGMKVSLDTANGAAFTSARQIFADLGAQLTVIGETPDGLNINLNVGSTHPEALQEVVKESQSAIGLAFDGDSDRLIAVDENGDIVDGDKIMYIIGKYLSEKGQLAQNTIVTTVMSNLGFHKALDREGINKAVTAVGDRYVVEEMRKSGYNLGGEQSGHVILMDYNTTGDGQLTAVQLTKVIRETGKTLSQLASEVTIYPQKLVNIRVENAMKEKAMEVPAIKAIIEKMEGEMAGNGRILVRPSGTEPLLRVMAEAPTTEEVNYYVDTIATVVKDEIGID; from the coding sequence ATGGGTAAATATTTTGGGACCGATGGAGTCCGTGGAGAAGCAAACGTAGAACTGACACCAGAATTGGCTTTTAAACTAGGCCGTTTTGGTGGATATGTCCTCAGTCAACACGAAACAGAAGCCCCTAAAGTCTTTGTAGGACGTGATACACGTATCTCAGGAGAAATGTTAGAATCAGCCTTGGTGGCAGGTCTTCTCTCTGCAGGGATTCACGTCTACAAACTTGGTGTCCTTGCAACACCAGCAGTAGCTTACTTGGTCAAAACTGAGGGAGCCAGTGCAGGTGTTATGATTTCTGCCAGCCACAACCCAGCCCTCGATAATGGGATTAAGTTCTTTGGTGGGGATGGTTTCAAACTTGATGATGAAAAAGAGGCAGAAATTGAAGCCTTGCTAGATGCTACCGAAGACACTCTTCCTCGTCCAAGTGCCGAAGGCTTGGGAACCTTAGTGGACTATCCAGAAGGTTTGCGTAAGTATGAAGGCTACCTTGTTTCAACTGGAACGCCTCTTGAGGGAATGAAAGTGTCCTTGGACACAGCGAACGGTGCAGCGTTTACAAGTGCTCGCCAGATTTTCGCTGATCTTGGTGCTCAGTTGACAGTTATCGGTGAGACACCAGATGGTCTTAATATCAACTTGAATGTTGGTTCAACTCACCCAGAAGCTCTTCAAGAAGTAGTCAAAGAAAGCCAGTCAGCTATTGGTTTAGCCTTCGACGGAGACAGTGACCGTTTGATTGCTGTTGATGAAAATGGTGACATCGTTGATGGTGATAAGATCATGTACATCATCGGGAAATACCTTTCTGAAAAAGGCCAGTTAGCTCAAAACACCATCGTGACAACGGTTATGTCTAACCTTGGGTTCCATAAGGCCTTGGATCGTGAAGGCATCAATAAGGCAGTCACTGCGGTTGGTGACCGCTATGTCGTCGAAGAAATGAGAAAATCAGGCTATAACCTTGGTGGTGAACAGTCTGGTCACGTTATCTTGATGGATTACAATACGACAGGTGATGGACAGTTAACTGCCGTTCAACTAACAAAAGTTATACGGGAAACCGGTAAAACCTTGTCTCAACTGGCATCAGAAGTAACGATTTACCCACAAAAACTGGTCAATATCCGAGTGGAAAATGCCATGAAAGAAAAAGCCATGGAAGTACCAGCCATCAAGGCAATCATCGAAAAGATGGAAGGAGAAATGGCAGGAAACGGCCGTATCCTTGTTCGCCCAAGTGGTACCGAACCTCTCTTGCGAGTTATGGCAGAGGCACCTACAACAGAAGAAGTCAATTACTATGTAGATACGATTGCTACTGTTGTTAAAGATGAGATCGGTATTGACTAA